The proteins below come from a single Osmerus mordax isolate fOsmMor3 chromosome 3, fOsmMor3.pri, whole genome shotgun sequence genomic window:
- the LOC136940440 gene encoding somatostatin receptor type 5-like, with protein MSFSDPLTEDLNLSSAMYSPVTNMSLNSSEVDSEPFWGGSTVVTAVISFIVFMVGLLGNTLAIYVVLRYTKMKTVTNMYILNLALADEIYILGIPMLTTQNVLSYWPFGEFLCRVIMILDTMSQFTSTFCLTVMSIDRYLAVVHPIRSAKWRRPRVAKVINSMVWVVSFLVVLPVTIYSGVQDKFKSCNMSWPDPQKVWSAAFILYTAILGFFAPLLIICVCYLLILLKVRSAGARAGLTKRRRSERKVTRMVVIIVVVFVFCWLPFFITNIVNLVVPIPETSLMAGVYFFQVTLTYVNSCANPLLYGFLSDNFKQSFRKVLCIHKANGVASLDTSRPRTEPLFMSRDHTQGFNGHMQMNQCVQLNTCNTVKTELLPLESPVIGQSTL; from the exons ATGAGTTTCTCCGATCCTCTAACAGAGGATCTCAACCTGTCCTCAGCCATGTACTCTCCCGTCACCAACATGTCCCTCAACTCCTCTGAGGTGGACAGTGAGCCCTTCTGGGGCGGCAGCACCGTGGTCACAGCCGTCATCTCGTTCATCGTCTTCATGGTGGGTCTCCTTGGCAACACGCTGGCCATCTACGTGGTTCTGCGTTACACCAAGATGAAAACTGTCACCAACATGTACATTCTCAACCTGGCCCTGGCTGACGAAATCTACATCTTGGGCATCCCCATGCTCACCACTCAAAACGTGCTCTCCTATTGGCCTTTTGGAGAGTTCCTATGCCGGGTAATCATGATATTGGACACCATGAGTCAGTTCACCAGCACGTTCTGTCTGACGGTGATGTCCATCGACCGTTATCTGGCGGTGGTGCATCCCATCCGGAGTGCCAAGTGGCGTCGTCCAAGGGTGGCCAAGGTGATCAACAGCATGGTGTGGGTGGTGTCCTTTCTGGTGGTGCTGCCCGTGACCATCTACTCAGGCGTACAGGACAAGTTCAAGTCCTGCAACATGAGCTGGCCTGATCCCCAGAAAGTGTGGTCCGCAGCCTTCATCCTCTACACGGCAATCTTGGGCTTCTTTGCCCCGCTGCTCATCATCTGCGTTTGCtaccttctcatcctccttaAG GTGCGGTCTGCGGGGGCGCGGGCCGGCCTGACCAAACGCAGGCGCTCTGAACGCAAGGTCACACGCATGGTGGTGATCATtgtggtggtgtttgtgttcTGCTGGCTCCCATTCTTCATCACCAACATAGTGAACTTGGTGGTCCCCATCCCCGAGACCAGCCTGATGGCGGGGGTCTACTTCTTCCAGGTCACCCTCACCTACGTCAACTCCTGTGCTAATCCCTTGCTCTACGGCTTCCTGTCCGACAACTTCAAGCAGAGCTTCCGAAAGGTCCTCTGCATCCACAAGGCTAACGGTGTGGCTTCTTTGGACACCAGTCGACCTCGCACTGAGCCTCTCTTCATGTCCAGGGACCATACCCAGGGGTTTAATGGCCACATGCAGATGAATCAG TGTGTCCAATTAAACACTTGCAACACTGTGAAGACCGAGCTGTTGCCCTTGGAAAGCCCAGTGATCGGCCAGTCTACTCTATGA